The following proteins are co-located in the Nocardioides piscis genome:
- a CDS encoding aspartate kinase produces the protein MGIVVQKYGGSSLADADAIKRVARRIVENKKAGHDVVVAVSAMGDSTDELLDLAGAVSPLPPAREMDMLLTAGERISMALVAMAISDLGFTARSFTGSQAGVITDSVHGKAKIIDITPGRITSALADGHIVIVAGFQGVSADTKEITTLGRGGTDTTAVALAAALEADVCEIYTDVDGVFTADPRIVPAARKLASVSYEEMLELAACGAKILHLRCVEYGRRYGIPIHVRSSFSQLEGTWVVQDPTDGGTMEQAIISGVAHDRSEAKITVVGVPDKVGEAARIFEALSEAQVNLDMIVQNVSAATTSLTDISFTLPRTDGQAAMNALAKIQAEVGYDKLLYDDKIGKVSLIGAGMRSHPGITAKFFAALASAGVNIGMISTSEIRISVVVTEDEVDQAVRATHSAFDLDAEEIEAVVYGGSGR, from the coding sequence GTGGGCATTGTCGTGCAGAAGTACGGCGGCTCCTCGCTCGCCGACGCCGACGCCATCAAGCGGGTCGCCCGCCGGATCGTGGAGAACAAGAAGGCCGGCCACGACGTCGTCGTCGCCGTCTCCGCGATGGGCGACTCCACCGACGAGCTGCTCGACCTCGCCGGCGCCGTCAGCCCGCTGCCGCCGGCTCGCGAGATGGACATGCTGCTCACCGCCGGTGAGCGGATCTCGATGGCGCTGGTCGCGATGGCCATCTCCGACCTCGGCTTCACCGCCCGCTCGTTCACCGGCTCCCAGGCCGGCGTCATCACCGACTCGGTGCACGGCAAGGCCAAGATCATCGACATCACGCCGGGCCGGATCACCAGCGCTCTGGCCGACGGCCACATCGTGATCGTGGCCGGCTTCCAGGGCGTCAGCGCCGACACCAAGGAGATCACCACCCTGGGCCGCGGCGGCACCGACACGACCGCTGTCGCGCTCGCTGCTGCCCTCGAAGCAGACGTGTGCGAGATCTACACCGACGTCGACGGCGTCTTCACCGCCGACCCGCGCATCGTCCCGGCCGCCCGCAAGCTCGCCTCGGTCTCCTATGAGGAGATGCTCGAGCTCGCCGCGTGCGGCGCCAAGATCCTGCATCTGCGGTGCGTGGAATACGGCCGCCGCTACGGCATCCCGATCCACGTCCGCTCCTCGTTCAGCCAGCTCGAAGGCACCTGGGTCGTCCAGGACCCCACCGATGGAGGCACCATGGAACAGGCCATCATCTCCGGCGTCGCACACGACCGGAGCGAAGCCAAGATCACCGTCGTCGGCGTCCCGGACAAGGTCGGTGAGGCCGCCCGGATCTTCGAGGCGCTCTCCGAGGCCCAGGTCAACCTCGACATGATCGTCCAGAACGTCTCGGCCGCGACGACCAGCCTGACCGACATCTCGTTCACGCTGCCGCGCACCGACGGCCAGGCGGCGATGAACGCGCTCGCCAAGATCCAGGCCGAGGTCGGCTACGACAAGCTCCTCTATGACGACAAGATCGGCAAGGTCTCGCTCATCGGTGCGGGCATGCGCTCCCACCCGGGGATCACCGCGAAGTTCTTCGCCGCCCTTGCGTCCGCGGGCGTCAACATCGGGATGATCTCCACTTCCGAGATCCGCATCTCCGTGGTCGTCACCGAGGACGAGGTCGACCAGGCGGTCCGCGCCACCCACAGCGCCTTCGACCTCGACGCAGAAGAGATCGAGGCCGTCGTGTATGGCGGGAGCGGTCGATGA
- a CDS encoding DUF5063 domain-containing protein, translating to MTEHTQGRDGPEQEEFAAHIADQIESFLLSLRAIAREGNGAQAVSLLLLEISQVLLAGARMGAQLDFVPREVFQPDVGPEADIDEMRLRLARMLDSVDTYSFVFDPYLPEVVQSQLSDDLTSIATDLDNGLRHYKRGDVAEALWWWQFSYVNNWGNLAGAALNALLTVVAHDRFDTDIEETVEAAAVTSEILGEPST from the coding sequence ATGACTGAACACACGCAGGGACGCGACGGGCCGGAGCAGGAGGAGTTCGCGGCCCACATCGCCGACCAGATCGAGAGCTTCCTGCTGTCGTTGCGGGCCATCGCCCGCGAGGGCAACGGGGCGCAAGCCGTCTCCTTGTTGCTGCTCGAGATCAGCCAGGTGCTGCTCGCCGGTGCCCGGATGGGCGCCCAGCTCGACTTCGTGCCGCGCGAGGTCTTCCAGCCCGACGTCGGCCCCGAGGCGGACATCGACGAGATGCGGCTCCGGCTCGCCCGGATGCTCGACAGCGTCGACACCTACAGCTTCGTCTTCGACCCCTATCTCCCCGAGGTCGTGCAGAGCCAGCTCTCCGACGACCTGACCTCGATCGCCACCGACCTCGACAACGGGCTGCGCCACTACAAGCGCGGTGACGTCGCCGAGGCGCTGTGGTGGTGGCAGTTCTCCTACGTCAACAACTGGGGCAACCTGGCCGGCGCGGCGCTCAACGCGCTGCTCACCGTCGTGGCGCACGACCGCTTCGACACCGACATCGAGGAGACGGTCGAGGCGGCTGCGGTCACCAGCGAGATCCTCGGTGAGCCGTCGACCTGA
- the recR gene encoding recombination mediator RecR, with amino-acid sequence MYEGIVQDLIDELGRLPGVGPKSAQRIAFHLLQAEPVDVRRLADVLIEVKEKVKFCSICFNVSQDEQCRICRDPRREDAVLCVVEEYKDVVAIERTREFRGRYHVLGGAISPIDGIGPEQLRIRELMVRLADGVVTEVILATDPNLEGEATATYLTRMLRPMGLRVTRLASGLPVGGDLEYADEVTLGRAFLGRRSADD; translated from the coding sequence TTGTACGAAGGCATAGTCCAGGACCTGATCGACGAGCTCGGTCGGCTGCCCGGGGTCGGTCCCAAGAGCGCCCAGCGGATCGCGTTTCACCTGCTGCAGGCCGAGCCCGTCGACGTACGCCGCCTCGCGGACGTCCTGATCGAGGTCAAGGAGAAGGTCAAGTTCTGCTCGATCTGCTTCAACGTCTCCCAGGACGAGCAGTGCCGGATCTGTCGCGACCCCCGGCGCGAGGACGCCGTCCTGTGCGTCGTCGAGGAATACAAGGACGTCGTGGCGATCGAGCGGACCCGTGAGTTCCGCGGCCGCTACCACGTGCTGGGCGGGGCGATCTCGCCCATCGACGGCATCGGCCCCGAGCAGCTTCGGATCCGTGAGCTGATGGTGCGCCTGGCCGACGGCGTGGTCACCGAGGTCATCCTGGCGACCGATCCCAACCTCGAGGGCGAGGCGACGGCGACCTATCTCACGCGGATGCTTCGCCCGATGGGCTTGCGCGTGACCCGCCTGGCGAGTGGACTGCCGGTGGGTGGCGACCTGGAATATGCCGACGAAGTCACCCTCGGCCGGGCGTTCCTAGGAAGGCGATCAGCAGATGACTGA
- a CDS encoding YbaB/EbfC family nucleoid-associated protein — MSQNPFDALGGGGFDMNALLQQAQQMQEQLAAAQHELTQRTVTGTVAGGAVTVTVNGVGELQAVAITAGQFDGTDSDDLSDLGDLIVAAYRDAKSQSEAMASEAMGPLAGGLEGLGGLGGPGGSGAPGGPPSGQLGF, encoded by the coding sequence ATGAGCCAGAACCCCTTCGACGCCCTCGGTGGCGGCGGCTTCGACATGAACGCGTTGCTCCAGCAGGCCCAACAGATGCAGGAGCAGCTCGCAGCCGCCCAGCACGAGCTCACCCAGCGGACCGTGACCGGCACCGTCGCCGGTGGAGCGGTCACCGTCACCGTCAACGGCGTCGGTGAGCTGCAGGCGGTCGCGATCACGGCCGGTCAGTTCGACGGCACCGACTCCGACGACCTCAGCGACCTCGGCGACCTGATCGTGGCGGCCTATCGCGACGCCAAGAGCCAGTCCGAGGCGATGGCGAGCGAGGCGATGGGTCCGCTCGCAGGTGGGCTCGAGGGCCTGGGTGGCCTTGGCGGACCGGGCGGCTCTGGTGCCCCCGGCGGCCCGCCCAGCGGCCAGCTCGGGTTCTAG
- a CDS encoding DNA polymerase III subunit gamma and tau, whose amino-acid sequence MESPQSPLALYRRYRPETFAEVIGQDHVTEPLRNALAGDRVNHAYLFSGPRGCGKTTSARILARALNCQQAPAADPCGSCDSCRDLARGGGGSIDVIEIDAASHGGVDDARDLREKAFFAPVRDRFKIYIIDEAHMVSTQGFNALLKLVEEPPPHLRFIFATTEPEKVLPTIRSRTHHYPFRLIPPRQLSTYLSQLCDAEGVTIEPAALPLVVRAGGGSARDSLSVLDQLMGGAGPDGVTYDLAAALLGFTPETLLDEVVDAFAAVDGAAVFGVVDKVVETGRDPRRFTEDLLRRLRDLVIVSAVPDAPATGLLDLPQDAAERLVAQAGRFGAVELSRAADIVAAGLTEMRGATAPRLLLELICARVLLPGADDTSQGVMARLDRIERRLDVAGEVTTGRPPRAAERPAPVQAPAPAPAEPAAPAEPPVQPPAQPAAQPAARADSPPPAQGAPSGQPEPDGGPQPRRDEHEPMFAPARFDDDDDDAGGPAAQPAPAASTGSAVPVEAPTAPAPAPAGETPAGSTLTLVDVRRLWPDIVAATMNLRRVTWMTLRDHAQVVGVEAGSLTVGINNPGAFSSFTAGGSEEILRQAAINVAGVDWRINAILDPGAQPEGDRPVVRKPATAGGSAAPEPPAEPPAESPPPDWASEQTGSSGLSAAREALVRSRTEGSDPGTRVDHRALADEAADPDDPAPDTQGLDSTQLLQQALGAKVVDEIKHT is encoded by the coding sequence GTGGAGTCACCCCAGTCACCGTTGGCGTTGTATCGCCGCTACCGGCCCGAGACGTTCGCCGAGGTCATCGGCCAGGACCACGTCACCGAGCCGCTGCGCAACGCGCTCGCAGGTGATCGGGTCAACCACGCCTACCTCTTCTCCGGCCCCCGCGGCTGCGGCAAGACCACGAGTGCCCGCATCCTCGCGCGAGCGCTCAACTGCCAGCAGGCCCCGGCCGCCGACCCGTGCGGCTCGTGCGACTCGTGTCGCGACCTCGCGCGTGGCGGTGGGGGGTCGATCGACGTGATCGAGATCGACGCCGCCTCCCACGGTGGCGTCGACGACGCGCGAGACCTGCGCGAGAAGGCGTTCTTCGCCCCCGTGCGCGACCGGTTCAAGATCTACATCATCGACGAGGCCCACATGGTCTCGACCCAGGGCTTCAACGCGCTGCTCAAGCTGGTCGAGGAGCCTCCGCCCCACCTGCGGTTCATCTTCGCCACCACCGAGCCGGAGAAGGTGCTGCCGACGATCCGTTCGCGCACCCACCACTACCCGTTCCGGCTGATCCCGCCGCGCCAGCTCTCGACCTACCTCAGCCAGCTCTGCGACGCCGAGGGCGTCACGATCGAGCCGGCCGCGCTGCCGCTGGTGGTGCGCGCCGGGGGCGGCTCGGCCCGCGACTCGCTGTCGGTCCTCGACCAGCTGATGGGCGGGGCCGGGCCCGACGGCGTCACCTATGACCTGGCCGCCGCGCTGCTGGGCTTCACCCCAGAGACACTGCTCGACGAGGTCGTCGACGCCTTCGCCGCCGTCGACGGTGCCGCCGTCTTCGGTGTCGTGGACAAGGTGGTCGAGACCGGACGCGACCCCCGGCGCTTCACCGAGGACCTGCTGCGGCGCCTGCGGGACCTGGTGATCGTCAGTGCCGTTCCCGACGCCCCGGCGACGGGACTGCTCGACCTGCCGCAGGACGCGGCGGAGCGGCTCGTCGCGCAGGCGGGTCGGTTCGGTGCGGTCGAGCTGAGCAGGGCCGCCGACATCGTGGCCGCAGGCCTCACCGAGATGCGAGGTGCGACCGCTCCCAGGCTCCTCCTCGAGCTGATCTGCGCCCGCGTGCTGCTGCCGGGCGCCGACGACACGAGTCAGGGCGTCATGGCGCGGCTCGACCGGATCGAGCGCCGCCTCGACGTCGCGGGTGAGGTCACCACCGGTCGTCCGCCGCGAGCGGCCGAGCGCCCGGCACCGGTCCAGGCCCCGGCCCCGGCTCCTGCCGAGCCGGCAGCACCGGCCGAGCCCCCGGTGCAGCCCCCCGCCCAGCCCGCCGCCCAGCCCGCCGCCCGGGCAGACTCACCACCCCCGGCCCAGGGTGCGCCCTCGGGCCAGCCGGAGCCCGATGGGGGTCCGCAGCCCCGTCGCGACGAGCACGAGCCGATGTTCGCCCCCGCCAGGTTCGACGACGACGACGACGATGCAGGTGGCCCGGCGGCGCAGCCCGCACCAGCAGCCTCGACAGGGAGTGCGGTGCCCGTCGAGGCCCCGACCGCCCCGGCCCCGGCCCCGGCCGGGGAGACGCCGGCCGGCAGCACGTTGACCCTCGTCGACGTACGCCGCCTGTGGCCCGACATCGTCGCGGCGACGATGAACCTGCGCCGGGTGACCTGGATGACGCTGCGCGACCACGCCCAGGTCGTCGGCGTGGAGGCCGGCAGCCTCACGGTGGGGATCAACAACCCGGGCGCCTTCAGCTCCTTCACCGCAGGCGGGTCGGAGGAGATCCTGCGCCAGGCTGCGATCAATGTCGCCGGCGTGGACTGGCGGATCAACGCGATCCTCGACCCCGGCGCGCAGCCCGAGGGTGACCGACCGGTCGTCCGCAAGCCAGCCACTGCCGGCGGGTCTGCTGCGCCGGAGCCTCCCGCCGAGCCGCCCGCGGAGTCGCCGCCCCCGGACTGGGCGTCAGAACAGACAGGCTCGTCCGGGCTCAGTGCCGCCCGTGAGGCGCTCGTCCGCTCGCGCACCGAGGGATCGGATCCGGGAACCCGCGTCGACCACCGGGCGTTGGCTGATGAGGCGGCCGACCCCGACGACCCTGCGCCCGACACCCAGGGGCTCGACAGCACCCAGCTCCTCCAGCAGGCACTCGGCGCCAAGGTCGTCGACGAGATCAAGCACACCTGA
- a CDS encoding S8 family serine peptidase, which yields MIRRAGWLLYGAVPLLGLALAPGWVMGPAAHAESEAPCSETVLRDTGDLAPSRAVDNPPLERMHVPAAREIADGTGVRVVVIDSGIEPQPAPGVAPASATSLPGLDPVRLSGHGTLVSGLIAGEEGVAPGAEILDVRVFDTAEADVVQGHRDVTARGIADGIRQAIALHRAHPVHVVTIALSVSTDDPVLRRAIRDLLVHDVVVVASAGDASDDDASAEGPSADEGASFEGTPDSDAPVYPADYPGVLAVSAVAPPGGSVIGSVVPNRDTDVAAPTVGAISVNANGQRCDIEQVAASWAAAEVSGVVALLRSHFRGESAEQVVARLVASAEGSERVRSPWTGAGVVQAHDALTRSLAPGRSGEIVPSVAQDRVDATPPLPQQRPDLLGPSRTLLLWAGLGGGALLALALLLRPLNAARRPNAKDGGV from the coding sequence ATGATCCGGCGGGCCGGTTGGCTGCTGTACGGCGCCGTCCCGCTGCTCGGGCTGGCGCTCGCGCCCGGTTGGGTGATGGGTCCTGCGGCGCATGCGGAGAGCGAGGCACCGTGCTCGGAGACCGTCCTGCGTGACACCGGGGATCTCGCTCCCAGCCGGGCGGTCGACAACCCACCCCTCGAGCGGATGCACGTGCCGGCTGCGCGGGAGATCGCCGACGGCACCGGCGTGCGGGTCGTCGTCATCGACAGCGGGATCGAACCACAGCCCGCGCCCGGCGTGGCACCTGCCAGCGCGACGAGTCTCCCGGGCCTCGACCCGGTTCGCCTGTCGGGACACGGCACCCTGGTCTCCGGTCTCATCGCCGGCGAGGAGGGAGTCGCTCCGGGCGCCGAGATCCTCGACGTGCGGGTCTTCGACACCGCCGAGGCAGACGTCGTGCAGGGGCACCGCGACGTCACAGCCCGGGGCATCGCCGACGGGATCCGGCAGGCGATCGCGCTGCACCGGGCCCACCCGGTCCACGTCGTCACCATCGCCCTGTCCGTCAGCACGGACGACCCGGTGCTGCGTCGCGCGATCAGGGACCTCCTGGTCCACGACGTGGTCGTCGTGGCCTCGGCCGGCGACGCGTCGGACGACGACGCATCGGCCGAGGGCCCCTCCGCCGACGAGGGCGCATCCTTCGAGGGGACACCCGACAGCGACGCGCCGGTCTATCCGGCCGACTATCCGGGAGTGCTCGCGGTGAGCGCTGTCGCGCCGCCGGGGGGTTCGGTGATCGGTTCGGTGGTGCCCAACCGCGACACCGACGTCGCCGCTCCGACCGTGGGGGCGATCTCGGTCAACGCCAACGGGCAGCGCTGCGACATCGAGCAGGTCGCGGCGTCGTGGGCGGCCGCGGAGGTCAGCGGCGTCGTCGCCCTGTTGCGCTCGCACTTCCGGGGAGAGTCGGCCGAGCAGGTGGTCGCGCGCCTGGTGGCCTCCGCGGAGGGGTCGGAACGGGTCCGCAGCCCCTGGACGGGCGCTGGCGTCGTCCAGGCCCATGACGCGCTCACGCGGTCCCTGGCGCCGGGCCGGAGCGGAGAGATCGTGCCCTCGGTCGCGCAGGATCGGGTGGACGCGACACCGCCGCTGCCGCAGCAGCGGCCTGACCTGCTGGGGCCGTCGAGGACCTTGCTGCTGTGGGCCGGGCTCGGCGGCGGCGCGCTCCTGGCGCTCGCGCTGCTGCTGCGGCCCCTGAACGCAGCCAGGCGCCCGAACGCGAAGGACGGCGGTGTCTGA
- a CDS encoding type VII secretion protein EccB: MATKKDLVEAYSFSRRRLVTAFVSGAPGGREVEPVRPGRVLAGGVLLSVLLLAGAAIAGFLVGRPNSQWLEAGSFVTSKDTGEQYVVLGGGADPVIRRVPNYISAQLLLGESELTPYQVRDRYIREVTLGEDLGIDDAPAGLPDPRGLIQDGWTACTSAYTGIQLALERRPSVDELTDTAFLVRSAGGLHLIAPDTGGDEGRVQRFELPSNPTEAGFLADLLGFGAVEQAPAVGRDWLNLFSRGEPLTEQAFEVQQSGQPVDYATDVVDTDLSGYRIGDMVTTDDGSYLLADDGPQQLTDFAATVYDAVGPGERLMEGDLRSSPQSPDFPEAWPTTVPAAHLGADMCAVLHPRSSEAARVTLATAATGEASPEGLGVGRHAVEVQPSGGAYVQSGADAQASEGTPYVIDSAGYKYELVGPDVPDYIGYADVAAPVVPNAWMDFFDDKVALSVNSARRVPEDAAAGTSAGES, translated from the coding sequence GTGGCGACCAAGAAGGATCTCGTCGAGGCCTACTCGTTCAGCAGACGACGCCTTGTCACAGCCTTCGTCAGTGGTGCGCCCGGCGGGCGTGAGGTCGAACCGGTGCGTCCGGGGCGTGTGCTGGCCGGGGGGGTCCTGCTCTCCGTCCTGCTCCTCGCCGGCGCAGCGATCGCGGGGTTCCTGGTCGGCCGCCCCAACTCGCAGTGGCTCGAGGCGGGAAGCTTCGTGACCAGCAAGGACACGGGCGAGCAGTACGTCGTCCTGGGGGGCGGCGCGGACCCGGTGATCCGGCGCGTGCCCAACTACATCTCGGCGCAGCTCCTCCTCGGCGAGTCCGAGCTGACCCCCTACCAGGTGCGCGACCGATACATCCGCGAGGTCACGCTCGGCGAGGACCTCGGCATCGACGATGCGCCGGCCGGGCTGCCCGATCCTCGAGGCCTGATCCAGGACGGTTGGACGGCGTGCACCTCGGCCTACACCGGGATCCAGCTGGCGCTCGAGCGTCGACCGTCCGTGGACGAGCTCACGGACACTGCCTTCCTCGTCCGCAGTGCCGGTGGCCTGCACCTGATCGCACCTGACACGGGCGGCGACGAGGGCCGGGTCCAGCGCTTCGAGCTGCCGAGCAACCCGACCGAGGCCGGGTTCCTGGCCGACCTGCTGGGGTTCGGTGCCGTGGAGCAGGCGCCCGCGGTCGGCCGGGACTGGCTCAACCTCTTCAGCCGCGGGGAGCCGCTGACCGAGCAGGCCTTCGAGGTGCAGCAGTCGGGCCAGCCGGTGGACTACGCAACCGACGTCGTGGACACCGACCTCTCGGGCTATCGCATCGGCGACATGGTGACGACCGACGACGGCAGCTACCTGCTCGCCGACGACGGACCCCAGCAGCTCACGGACTTCGCGGCGACGGTCTATGACGCCGTCGGGCCGGGAGAGCGGCTGATGGAGGGCGACCTGCGCTCCAGCCCGCAGTCCCCGGACTTCCCCGAGGCATGGCCCACCACTGTCCCGGCCGCCCACCTCGGCGCCGACATGTGTGCGGTGCTCCACCCGCGCAGCAGTGAGGCCGCCAGGGTCACCCTTGCCACTGCGGCGACGGGTGAGGCCTCGCCGGAGGGCCTGGGAGTGGGGCGTCACGCCGTGGAGGTGCAACCGTCCGGTGGCGCCTACGTCCAGTCCGGGGCAGACGCACAGGCGAGCGAGGGAACGCCCTACGTGATCGACTCGGCGGGCTACAAGTACGAGCTCGTCGGCCCCGACGTGCCCGACTACATCGGCTATGCCGACGTCGCCGCCCCGGTCGTGCCGAACGCATGGATGGACTTCTTCGACGACAAGGTCGCTCTCTCGGTCAACTCCGCGCGACGGGTGCCGGAGGACGCCGCGGCGGGGACCTCGGCCGGGGAGTCATGA
- the eccD gene encoding type VII secretion integral membrane protein EccD: MSQTTPIGSGLVRVTVASGTRRVDLVLPGAISVAELIPELARSVGILDASTVYGGYHLLTQDGRRLAHDAGLLIQGVEDGGLITVTAGIHEPVPRVYDDVVEAMADVVEQELEPWQPAVGRRTALGAGGLLLGLGAFALLLRGESTLGAAVAATIAGLLVVGGIVVARSQDEADAGVAICLLAVLYGGVAGLLLAPGDIGEWTWPLRDEFFGAPVAAAGAAMLAVGIVSVVGLREGRALVIPAIVVGALLAATGSLLQAVDVDPAVVLTVLLTLVVLAGSVFPWLALGVTGTQVDQIYSLGDITADPDDIDLDQVGADARVAHEILLAVSATVGVLLVLVAPLAVSRGAFGTVLATLCCLAVMFRTRQYRAGTEVLAGLVSGILGLVSVAVSMLLIHDEWRAGAAVVLAVVGAVLLLATLVPAPTSVRRGRLGDVVETATLLSLLPLTVVAAGFFDMVKG; the protein is encoded by the coding sequence ATGAGTCAGACGACGCCGATCGGCTCGGGACTGGTCCGCGTGACCGTCGCGTCCGGCACCCGTCGCGTCGATCTCGTGCTGCCGGGTGCGATCTCGGTGGCCGAGCTCATCCCGGAGCTTGCCCGCAGTGTCGGCATCCTCGACGCCAGCACGGTCTACGGCGGCTACCACCTGCTGACCCAGGATGGTCGACGGCTCGCGCACGACGCGGGGCTGTTGATCCAGGGGGTCGAGGACGGTGGGCTGATCACCGTGACCGCCGGCATCCACGAGCCGGTCCCGCGCGTCTATGACGACGTCGTCGAGGCGATGGCCGACGTCGTCGAGCAGGAGCTCGAGCCATGGCAACCGGCCGTCGGGCGCCGCACAGCGCTGGGCGCCGGCGGTCTGCTGCTGGGCCTGGGGGCCTTCGCCCTGCTCCTGCGGGGCGAGAGCACGCTGGGCGCTGCCGTCGCCGCGACCATCGCCGGCCTGCTCGTGGTCGGCGGGATCGTGGTCGCACGCAGCCAGGACGAAGCCGACGCAGGGGTGGCCATCTGTCTGCTCGCTGTCCTCTACGGCGGCGTCGCCGGGCTCCTGCTGGCACCGGGCGACATCGGCGAGTGGACCTGGCCGCTGCGCGACGAGTTCTTCGGGGCGCCGGTGGCGGCTGCCGGGGCGGCGATGCTGGCCGTCGGGATCGTCTCGGTGGTCGGGCTGCGCGAGGGTCGAGCACTGGTGATCCCGGCGATCGTGGTGGGCGCCCTGCTGGCCGCCACCGGCTCGTTGCTCCAGGCCGTCGATGTCGATCCGGCGGTGGTCCTGACCGTCCTGCTGACCCTGGTGGTCCTCGCCGGCAGTGTCTTTCCCTGGTTGGCCCTGGGAGTGACGGGGACGCAGGTCGACCAGATCTATTCGTTGGGCGACATCACGGCCGACCCCGACGACATCGACCTCGACCAGGTGGGCGCGGACGCACGGGTCGCCCACGAGATCCTGCTGGCGGTGTCTGCCACGGTCGGCGTCCTGCTGGTCCTGGTGGCGCCGCTCGCGGTGAGCCGCGGGGCCTTCGGCACGGTGCTGGCCACGCTCTGCTGCCTGGCCGTCATGTTCCGCACCCGCCAATATCGCGCCGGCACCGAGGTCCTGGCGGGCCTGGTCTCGGGGATTCTCGGGCTCGTCTCGGTCGCGGTGTCCATGTTGCTGATCCACGACGAGTGGCGTGCCGGTGCGGCCGTCGTGCTGGCGGTCGTCGGCGCCGTACTCCTCCTGGCCACGCTCGTCCCGGCCCCCACCTCGGTGCGGAGAGGTCGCCTGGGCGACGTCGTCGAGACGGCGACCCTGTTGTCCCTGCTGCCGCTGACCGTGGTCGCAGCGGGCTTCTTCGACATGGTCAAGGGCTGA
- a CDS encoding WXG100 family type VII secretion target — protein MTIDGINVQHGKLEAGSADVLTAANDIRARLDVLEDELKPLACDWTGAAKQSYEQAKTTWDRAIDDMVQLLRAASSNVATSNDEYRAADARGADRF, from the coding sequence ATGACGATCGACGGAATCAACGTCCAGCACGGCAAGCTCGAGGCCGGCTCGGCCGACGTCCTGACCGCCGCCAACGACATCAGGGCTCGGCTCGACGTCCTCGAGGACGAGCTCAAGCCACTGGCCTGCGACTGGACCGGTGCCGCGAAGCAGTCCTACGAGCAGGCCAAGACCACCTGGGACAGGGCGATCGACGACATGGTCCAGCTCTTGCGGGCGGCCAGCAGCAACGTCGCCACGTCCAATGACGAGTACAGGGCTGCGGACGCGCGCGGCGCCGATCGGTTCTGA
- a CDS encoding WXG100 family type VII secretion target: MTNLSQTEKALTTGASAVRTARGDVKHKCNTLSDRVTDMMSGWGGQGASAFGNLMVAWQQKQDSILQALDQLALSMEQTEADNVATDESQSDLHLTLQNRLG, from the coding sequence ATGACCAACCTCAGCCAGACAGAGAAGGCGCTCACCACGGGCGCCTCAGCGGTCAGGACCGCGCGTGGCGACGTCAAGCACAAGTGCAACACCCTCAGTGATCGGGTCACCGACATGATGAGCGGCTGGGGCGGCCAGGGCGCCTCTGCCTTCGGCAACCTGATGGTCGCCTGGCAGCAGAAGCAGGACTCCATCCTCCAGGCCCTCGACCAGCTGGCGCTCTCGATGGAGCAGACCGAGGCCGACAACGTCGCGACCGACGAGTCGCAGTCCGACCTGCACCTCACCCTCCAGAACCGCCTCGGCTGA